A genomic window from Salvelinus namaycush isolate Seneca chromosome 5, SaNama_1.0, whole genome shotgun sequence includes:
- the LOC120048647 gene encoding trypsin-1-like, which produces MISLVFVLLIGAAFATEDDKIVGGYECKANSQPHQVSLNSGYHFCGGSLVNENWVVSAAHCYKSRVEVRLGEHNIKVTEGSEQFISSSRVIRHPNYSSYNIDNDIMLIKLSKPATLNTYVQPVALPSSCAPAGTMCTVSGWGNTMSSTADGNKLQCLNIPILSYSDCNNSYPGMITNAMFCAGYLEGGKDSCQGDSGGPVVCNGELQGVVSWGYGCAEPGNPGVYAKVCIFNNWLTSTMATY; this is translated from the exons ATGATTTCTCTGGTCTTCGTTCTGCTCATTGGAGCCGCTT TCGCCACGGAGGACGACAAGATTGTCGGAGGGTATGAGTGCAAGGCCAACTCCCagccccaccaggtgtctctgaACTCTGGGTACCACTTCTGTGGTGGCTCCTTGGTCAATGAGAACTGGGTTGTGTCTGCTGCTCACTGCTACAAGTC ccgTGTGGAGGTGCGTCTGGGCGAGCACAACATCAAGGTGACTGAGGGTAGCGAGCAGTTCATCTCTTCATCCCGCGTGATCCGTCACCCCAACTACAGCTCCTACAACATCGACAATGACATCATGCTGATCAAGCTGAGCAAGCCCGCCACCCTCAACACCTACGTGCAGCCTGTTGCTCTGCCCAGCAGCTGTGCCCCCGCTGGCACAATGTGTACCGTCTCTGGATGGGGAAACACCATGAGCTCCA CCGCCGATGGCAACAAGCTGCAGTGTCTGAACATCCCCATCCTGTCCTACAGCGACTGTAACAACTCCTACCCTGGCATGATCACCAATGCCATGTTCTGCGCTGGATACCTGGAGGGAGGCAAGGATTCTTGCCAG ggtgacTCTGGTGGCCCCGTGGTGTGCAACGGTGAGCTCCAGGGTGTTGTGTCTTGGGGTTATGGCTGTGCCGAGCCCGGTAACCCTGGTGTCTATGCCAAG gTGTGCATCTTCAATAACTGGCTGACCAGCACCATGGCCACCTACTAA
- the LOC120048645 gene encoding trypsin-1-like, with the protein MISLVFVLLIGAAFATEDDKIVGGYECKANSQPHQVSLNSGYHFCGGSLVNENWVVSAAHCYKSRVEVRLGEHNIKVTEGSEQFISSSRVIRHPNYSSYNIDNDIMLIKLSKPATLNTYVQPVALPSSCAPAGTMCTVSGWGNTMSSTADSNKLQCLNIPILSYSDCNNSYPGMITNAMFCAGYLEGGKDSCQGDSGGPVVCNGELQGVVSWGYGCAEPGNPGVYAKVCIFNNWLTSTMATY; encoded by the exons ATGATTTCTCTGGTCTTCGTTCTGCTCATTGGAGCCGCTT TCGCCACGGAGGACGACAAGATTGTCGGAGGGTATGAGTGCAAGGCCAACTCCCagccccaccaggtgtctctgaACTCTGGGTACCACTTCTGTGGTGGCTCCTTGGTCAATGAGAACTGGGTTGTGTCTGCTGCTCACTGCTACAAGTC ccgTGTGGAGGTGCGTCTGGGCGAGCACAACATCAAGGTGACTGAGGGTAGCGAGCAGTTCATCTCTTCATCCCGCGTGATCCGTCACCCCAACTACAGCTCCTACAACATCGACAATGACATCATGCTGATCAAGCTGAGCAAGCCCGCCACCCTCAACACCTACGTGCAGCCTGTTGCTCTGCCCAGCAGCTGTGCCCCCGCTGGCACAATGTGTACCGTCTCTGGATGGGGAAACACCATGAGCTCCA CTGCTGACAGCAACAAGCTGCAGTGCCTGAACATCCCCATCCTGTCCTACAGCGACTGTAACAACTCCTACCCTGGCATGATCACCAACGCCATGTTCTGCGCTGGATACCTGGAGGGAGGCAAGGACTCTTGCCAG ggtgacTCCGGTGGCCCTGTGGTGTGCAATGGTGAGCTTCAGGGTGTTGTGTCCTGGGGTTACGGATGTGCTGAGCCCGGAAACCCCGGTGTCTACGCCAAG gTGTGCATCTTCAATAACTGGCTGACCAGCACCATGGCCACCTACTAA